One stretch of Juglans microcarpa x Juglans regia isolate MS1-56 chromosome 3D, Jm3101_v1.0, whole genome shotgun sequence DNA includes these proteins:
- the LOC121255369 gene encoding methylmalonate-semialdehyde dehydrogenase [acylating], mitochondrial-like isoform X5, whose protein sequence is MMDIQSCSELSEPPQMLPPSPGTFVDREELIQHVGDFAVSQGYVVTIKQSKRDRVVVLGCDRGGVYRNRRKSADESSAECTRRRKTGTRLTNCPFEAVGKKDDGLWVLTIKNGTHNHEPIKDISEHPSARRFTEREILIIKEMTEAGLKPRQILKRLRQSNPDLLSTPKHVYNVKAKLRQGNMTVRNFKSLGPQKSAVRNNYLAVTKPSWRQRNPPRVPNLIGGRFVDSESFTSIDVLNPATQRVVSQVPITTIEEFKAAVFAAKRAFPLWQNMPIVTRQRIMFKFQELIRRDIDKLARIITAEHGKTLKDAYGDVLCGLEEVEHACGLATLQIGEFVSNVSNGTDSYSIREPLGVCAGICPFDFPAMIPLWMFPISVTCGNTFILKPSEKDPGAAVMLAELAVEAGLPNGVLNIVHGTNDIVNAICDDDDIKAVSFVGPNAAGAYVYARASAKGKRIQSNVGAKNHAVVMPDASVEATLNALVAAGFGAAGQKCMALSTVVFVGGLNPWEDKLVEHAKAIKVNEGTESDADLGPVISKQAKEQICRLVQTGVDTGAKLVLDGRNIVEYHAVSSLAYLIGHKQVTGILWFGL, encoded by the exons ATGATGGACATTCAAAGTTGCTCAGAGTTGAGTGAACCCCCACAGATGCTTCCGCCTTCACCTGGAACATTTGTGGATCGTGAAGAACTAATCCAGCATGTTGGGGACTTTGCTGTGTCCCAGGGATATGTAGTTACAATTAAGCAATCTAAGAGAGACAGAGTGGTTGTCCTTGGCTGTGATAGAGGAGGTGTTTATCGTAACAGGCGGAAATCTGCTGATGAATCATCTGCTGAATGTACTCGCAGAAGAAAAACCGGAACTCGGCTGACTAATTGTCCTTTTGAAGCTGTGGGAAAGAAGGATGATGGCTTGTGGGTCCTTACCATAAAAAATGGAACACACAACCATGAACCCATAAAAGACATCTCGGAGCATCCCTCTGCTCGTCGCTTTACAGAGAGAGAAATtcttataattaaagaaatgacaGAAGCTGGATTAAAACCTCGCCAAATTCTAAAGAGACTAAGGCAAAGCAATCCAGATCTTTTATCAACTCCGAAACATGTTTACAATGTTAAAGCTAAGCTCCGACAAGGAAATATGACAG TGAGGAACTTCAAGTCCTTGGGACCTCAGAAGTCTGCTGTAAGAAACAATTATCTTGCAGTCACGAAGCCATCTTGGAGGCAGCGCAACCCTCCG AGAGTTCCTAATCTGATTGGTGGTAGATTTGTTGATTCAGAATCATTCACCTCTATTGATGTTTTGAACCCT GCAACACAGCGAGTTGTTTCCCAAGTTCCCATAACTACAATTGAGGAGTTCAAAGCTGCGGTATTTGCAGCAAAGCGGGCCTTTCCATTGTGGCAAAACATGCCAATTGTGACTCGTCAACGCATCATGTTCAAGTTCCAAGAGCTTATTCGCAGAGACATT GATAAGCTTGCTAGGATTATTACTGCTGAACATGGAAAGACATTGAAGGATGCTTATGGTGATGTATTATGTGGGCtgg AGGAGGTGGAACATGCTTGTGGACTGGCGACTTTGCAAATAGGGGAATTTGTTTCTAATGTATCTAATGGAACTGATAGCTACAGCATTAGAGAGCCGCTTGGTGTTTGTGCTGGGATTTGCCCCTTTGACTTTCCGGCTATGATTCCCTTATGG ATGTTTCCTATTTCAGTCACATGTGGTAATACATTTATTCTGAAGCCATCGGAGAAGGATCCAG gGGCTGCAGTAATGCTTGCAGAGCTAGCCGTAGAAGCTGGCTTGCCTAATGGTGTCCTAAATATTGTTCATGGCACCAAT GACATTGTTAACGCGAtttgtgatgatgatgatattaaAGCTGTCTCATTTGTTGGTCCAAATGCG gctGGTGCTTATGTCTATGCAAGAGCATCAGCTAAAGGGAAGCGCATTCAG TCCAATGTTGGAGCTAAAAATCATGCAGTTGTAATGCCTGATGCAAGTGTAGAAGCTACTTTGAATGCCCTGGTTGCTGCTGGTTTTGGTGCAGCAGGACAAAAGTGCATGGCCCTTAGCACAGTTGTTTTTGTTGGAGGCTTAAATCCTTG GGAAGATAAACTAGTGGAGCATGCCAAAGCAATTAAAGTAAACGAAGGAACAGAATCAGATGCTGACCTTGGACCAGTGATTAGCAAGCAG GCAAAGGAACAAATATGCAGATTGGTCCAAACAGGTGTTGATACTGGTGCAAAACTGGTCCTTGATGGGAGAAACATTGTG GAATATCATGCAGTTTCTTCACTTGCATACTTAATTGGCCATAAACAAGTTACTGGGATCTTGTGGTTTGGATTGTAA
- the LOC121255369 gene encoding methylmalonate-semialdehyde dehydrogenase [acylating], mitochondrial-like isoform X1 — translation MMDIQSCSELSEPPQMLPPSPGTFVDREELIQHVGDFAVSQGYVVTIKQSKRDRVVVLGCDRGGVYRNRRKSADESSAECTRRRKTGTRLTNCPFEAVGKKDDGLWVLTIKNGTHNHEPIKDISEHPSARRFTEREILIIKEMTEAGLKPRQILKRLRQSNPDLLSTPKHVYNVKAKLRQGNMTVRNFKSLGPQKSAVRNNYLAVTKPSWRQRNPPRVPNLIGGRFVDSESFTSIDVLNPATQRVVSQVPITTIEEFKAAVFAAKRAFPLWQNMPIVTRQRIMFKFQELIRRDIDKLARIITAEHGKTLKDAYGDVLCGLEEVEHACGLATLQIGEFVSNVSNGTDSYSIREPLGVCAGICPFDFPAMIPLWMFPISVTCGNTFILKPSEKDPGAAVMLAELAVEAGLPNGVLNIVHGTNDIVNAICDDDDIKAVSFVGPNAAGAYVYARASAKGKRIQSNVGAKNHAVVMPDASVEATLNALVAAGFGAAGQKCMALSTVVFVGGLNPWEDKLVEHAKAIKVNEGTESDADLGPVISKQAKEQICRLVQTGVDTGAKLVLDGRNIVVPGYEHGNFIGPTILSNVTINMECYKEEFFGPLLLCMRAESIEEAINIVNRNKYGNGASIFTTSGVAARKFQTEIEVGQVGINVPISVPLPFSSFTSCKPSFAGDLNLDGKAGIQFYTRGKTVTQQWKDLPGSNDASLAMASS, via the exons ATGATGGACATTCAAAGTTGCTCAGAGTTGAGTGAACCCCCACAGATGCTTCCGCCTTCACCTGGAACATTTGTGGATCGTGAAGAACTAATCCAGCATGTTGGGGACTTTGCTGTGTCCCAGGGATATGTAGTTACAATTAAGCAATCTAAGAGAGACAGAGTGGTTGTCCTTGGCTGTGATAGAGGAGGTGTTTATCGTAACAGGCGGAAATCTGCTGATGAATCATCTGCTGAATGTACTCGCAGAAGAAAAACCGGAACTCGGCTGACTAATTGTCCTTTTGAAGCTGTGGGAAAGAAGGATGATGGCTTGTGGGTCCTTACCATAAAAAATGGAACACACAACCATGAACCCATAAAAGACATCTCGGAGCATCCCTCTGCTCGTCGCTTTACAGAGAGAGAAATtcttataattaaagaaatgacaGAAGCTGGATTAAAACCTCGCCAAATTCTAAAGAGACTAAGGCAAAGCAATCCAGATCTTTTATCAACTCCGAAACATGTTTACAATGTTAAAGCTAAGCTCCGACAAGGAAATATGACAG TGAGGAACTTCAAGTCCTTGGGACCTCAGAAGTCTGCTGTAAGAAACAATTATCTTGCAGTCACGAAGCCATCTTGGAGGCAGCGCAACCCTCCG AGAGTTCCTAATCTGATTGGTGGTAGATTTGTTGATTCAGAATCATTCACCTCTATTGATGTTTTGAACCCT GCAACACAGCGAGTTGTTTCCCAAGTTCCCATAACTACAATTGAGGAGTTCAAAGCTGCGGTATTTGCAGCAAAGCGGGCCTTTCCATTGTGGCAAAACATGCCAATTGTGACTCGTCAACGCATCATGTTCAAGTTCCAAGAGCTTATTCGCAGAGACATT GATAAGCTTGCTAGGATTATTACTGCTGAACATGGAAAGACATTGAAGGATGCTTATGGTGATGTATTATGTGGGCtgg AGGAGGTGGAACATGCTTGTGGACTGGCGACTTTGCAAATAGGGGAATTTGTTTCTAATGTATCTAATGGAACTGATAGCTACAGCATTAGAGAGCCGCTTGGTGTTTGTGCTGGGATTTGCCCCTTTGACTTTCCGGCTATGATTCCCTTATGG ATGTTTCCTATTTCAGTCACATGTGGTAATACATTTATTCTGAAGCCATCGGAGAAGGATCCAG gGGCTGCAGTAATGCTTGCAGAGCTAGCCGTAGAAGCTGGCTTGCCTAATGGTGTCCTAAATATTGTTCATGGCACCAAT GACATTGTTAACGCGAtttgtgatgatgatgatattaaAGCTGTCTCATTTGTTGGTCCAAATGCG gctGGTGCTTATGTCTATGCAAGAGCATCAGCTAAAGGGAAGCGCATTCAG TCCAATGTTGGAGCTAAAAATCATGCAGTTGTAATGCCTGATGCAAGTGTAGAAGCTACTTTGAATGCCCTGGTTGCTGCTGGTTTTGGTGCAGCAGGACAAAAGTGCATGGCCCTTAGCACAGTTGTTTTTGTTGGAGGCTTAAATCCTTG GGAAGATAAACTAGTGGAGCATGCCAAAGCAATTAAAGTAAACGAAGGAACAGAATCAGATGCTGACCTTGGACCAGTGATTAGCAAGCAG GCAAAGGAACAAATATGCAGATTGGTCCAAACAGGTGTTGATACTGGTGCAAAACTGGTCCTTGATGGGAGAAACATTGTG GTTCCCGGATATGAACATGGCAATTTCATTGGTCCCACCATCTTGTCCAATGTCACAATCAACATGGAGTGTTACAAG GAAGAATTTTTTGGCCCACTTCTCCTTTGTATGCGG GCTGAAAGCATCGAAGAGGCCATAAACATTGTTAACAGAAATAA ATATGGCAATGGAGCTTCTATATTTACAACCTCTGGTGTTGCTGCAAGGAAATTCCAAACTGAGATTGAAGTTGGGCAG GTTGGCATAAATGTTCCCATCTCTGTACCCCTGCCTTTTTCCTCATTTACTAGCTGCAAGCCATCCTTTGCTGGTGATCTCAATTTAGATG GCAAGGCTGGAATTCAGTTTTACACCCGGGGGAAGACAGTGACTCAACAGTGGAAAGATTTGCCAGGCAGCAATGATGCATCCCTGGCAATGGCAAGTTCTTAG
- the LOC121255369 gene encoding methylmalonate-semialdehyde dehydrogenase [acylating], mitochondrial-like isoform X3, producing MMDIQSCSELSEPPQMLPPSPGTFVDREELIQHVGDFAVSQGYVVTIKQSKRDRVVVLGCDRGGVYRNRRKSADESSAECTRRRKTGTRLTNCPFEAVGKKDDGLWVLTIKNGTHNHEPIKDISEHPSARRFTEREILIIKEMTEAGLKPRQILKRLRQSNPDLLSTPKHVYNVKAKLRQGNMTVRNFKSLGPQKSAVRNNYLAVTKPSWRQRNPPATQRVVSQVPITTIEEFKAAVFAAKRAFPLWQNMPIVTRQRIMFKFQELIRRDIDKLARIITAEHGKTLKDAYGDVLCGLEEVEHACGLATLQIGEFVSNVSNGTDSYSIREPLGVCAGICPFDFPAMIPLWMFPISVTCGNTFILKPSEKDPGAAVMLAELAVEAGLPNGVLNIVHGTNDIVNAICDDDDIKAVSFVGPNAAGAYVYARASAKGKRIQSNVGAKNHAVVMPDASVEATLNALVAAGFGAAGQKCMALSTVVFVGGLNPWEDKLVEHAKAIKVNEGTESDADLGPVISKQAKEQICRLVQTGVDTGAKLVLDGRNIVVPGYEHGNFIGPTILSNVTINMECYKEEFFGPLLLCMRAESIEEAINIVNRNKYGNGASIFTTSGVAARKFQTEIEVGQVGINVPISVPLPFSSFTSCKPSFAGDLNLDGKAGIQFYTRGKTVTQQWKDLPGSNDASLAMASS from the exons ATGATGGACATTCAAAGTTGCTCAGAGTTGAGTGAACCCCCACAGATGCTTCCGCCTTCACCTGGAACATTTGTGGATCGTGAAGAACTAATCCAGCATGTTGGGGACTTTGCTGTGTCCCAGGGATATGTAGTTACAATTAAGCAATCTAAGAGAGACAGAGTGGTTGTCCTTGGCTGTGATAGAGGAGGTGTTTATCGTAACAGGCGGAAATCTGCTGATGAATCATCTGCTGAATGTACTCGCAGAAGAAAAACCGGAACTCGGCTGACTAATTGTCCTTTTGAAGCTGTGGGAAAGAAGGATGATGGCTTGTGGGTCCTTACCATAAAAAATGGAACACACAACCATGAACCCATAAAAGACATCTCGGAGCATCCCTCTGCTCGTCGCTTTACAGAGAGAGAAATtcttataattaaagaaatgacaGAAGCTGGATTAAAACCTCGCCAAATTCTAAAGAGACTAAGGCAAAGCAATCCAGATCTTTTATCAACTCCGAAACATGTTTACAATGTTAAAGCTAAGCTCCGACAAGGAAATATGACAG TGAGGAACTTCAAGTCCTTGGGACCTCAGAAGTCTGCTGTAAGAAACAATTATCTTGCAGTCACGAAGCCATCTTGGAGGCAGCGCAACCCTCCG GCAACACAGCGAGTTGTTTCCCAAGTTCCCATAACTACAATTGAGGAGTTCAAAGCTGCGGTATTTGCAGCAAAGCGGGCCTTTCCATTGTGGCAAAACATGCCAATTGTGACTCGTCAACGCATCATGTTCAAGTTCCAAGAGCTTATTCGCAGAGACATT GATAAGCTTGCTAGGATTATTACTGCTGAACATGGAAAGACATTGAAGGATGCTTATGGTGATGTATTATGTGGGCtgg AGGAGGTGGAACATGCTTGTGGACTGGCGACTTTGCAAATAGGGGAATTTGTTTCTAATGTATCTAATGGAACTGATAGCTACAGCATTAGAGAGCCGCTTGGTGTTTGTGCTGGGATTTGCCCCTTTGACTTTCCGGCTATGATTCCCTTATGG ATGTTTCCTATTTCAGTCACATGTGGTAATACATTTATTCTGAAGCCATCGGAGAAGGATCCAG gGGCTGCAGTAATGCTTGCAGAGCTAGCCGTAGAAGCTGGCTTGCCTAATGGTGTCCTAAATATTGTTCATGGCACCAAT GACATTGTTAACGCGAtttgtgatgatgatgatattaaAGCTGTCTCATTTGTTGGTCCAAATGCG gctGGTGCTTATGTCTATGCAAGAGCATCAGCTAAAGGGAAGCGCATTCAG TCCAATGTTGGAGCTAAAAATCATGCAGTTGTAATGCCTGATGCAAGTGTAGAAGCTACTTTGAATGCCCTGGTTGCTGCTGGTTTTGGTGCAGCAGGACAAAAGTGCATGGCCCTTAGCACAGTTGTTTTTGTTGGAGGCTTAAATCCTTG GGAAGATAAACTAGTGGAGCATGCCAAAGCAATTAAAGTAAACGAAGGAACAGAATCAGATGCTGACCTTGGACCAGTGATTAGCAAGCAG GCAAAGGAACAAATATGCAGATTGGTCCAAACAGGTGTTGATACTGGTGCAAAACTGGTCCTTGATGGGAGAAACATTGTG GTTCCCGGATATGAACATGGCAATTTCATTGGTCCCACCATCTTGTCCAATGTCACAATCAACATGGAGTGTTACAAG GAAGAATTTTTTGGCCCACTTCTCCTTTGTATGCGG GCTGAAAGCATCGAAGAGGCCATAAACATTGTTAACAGAAATAA ATATGGCAATGGAGCTTCTATATTTACAACCTCTGGTGTTGCTGCAAGGAAATTCCAAACTGAGATTGAAGTTGGGCAG GTTGGCATAAATGTTCCCATCTCTGTACCCCTGCCTTTTTCCTCATTTACTAGCTGCAAGCCATCCTTTGCTGGTGATCTCAATTTAGATG GCAAGGCTGGAATTCAGTTTTACACCCGGGGGAAGACAGTGACTCAACAGTGGAAAGATTTGCCAGGCAGCAATGATGCATCCCTGGCAATGGCAAGTTCTTAG
- the LOC121255369 gene encoding methylmalonate-semialdehyde dehydrogenase [acylating], mitochondrial-like isoform X4 → MMDIQSCSELSEPPQMLPPSPGTFVDREELIQHVGDFAVSQGYVVTIKQSKRDRVVVLGCDRGGVYRNRRKSADESSAECTRRRKTGTRLTNCPFEAVGKKDDGLWVLTIKNGTHNHEPIKDISEHPSARRFTEREILIIKEMTEAGLKPRQILKRLRQSNPDLLSTPKHVYNVKAKLRQGNMTVRNFKSLGPQKSAVRNNYLAVTKPSWRQRNPPRVPNLIGGRFVDSESFTSIDVLNPATQRVVSQVPITTIEEFKAAVFAAKRAFPLWQNMPIVTRQRIMFKFQELIRRDIDKLARIITAEHGKTLKDAYGDVLCGLEEVEHACGLATLQIGEFVSNVSNGTDSYSIREPLGVCAGICPFDFPAMIPLWMFPISVTCGNTFILKPSEKDPGAAVMLAELAVEAGLPNGVLNIVHGTNDIVNAICDDDDIKAVSFVGPNAAGAYVYARASAKGKRIQSNVGAKNHAVVMPDASVEATLNALVAAGFGAAGQKCMALSTVVFVGGLNPWEDKLVEHAKAIKVNEGTESDADLGPVISKQAKEQICRLVQTGVDTGAKLVLDGRNIVVPGYEHGNFIGPTILSNVTINMECYKEEFFGPLLLCMRVGINVPISVPLPFSSFTSCKPSFAGDLNLDGKAGIQFYTRGKTVTQQWKDLPGSNDASLAMASS, encoded by the exons ATGATGGACATTCAAAGTTGCTCAGAGTTGAGTGAACCCCCACAGATGCTTCCGCCTTCACCTGGAACATTTGTGGATCGTGAAGAACTAATCCAGCATGTTGGGGACTTTGCTGTGTCCCAGGGATATGTAGTTACAATTAAGCAATCTAAGAGAGACAGAGTGGTTGTCCTTGGCTGTGATAGAGGAGGTGTTTATCGTAACAGGCGGAAATCTGCTGATGAATCATCTGCTGAATGTACTCGCAGAAGAAAAACCGGAACTCGGCTGACTAATTGTCCTTTTGAAGCTGTGGGAAAGAAGGATGATGGCTTGTGGGTCCTTACCATAAAAAATGGAACACACAACCATGAACCCATAAAAGACATCTCGGAGCATCCCTCTGCTCGTCGCTTTACAGAGAGAGAAATtcttataattaaagaaatgacaGAAGCTGGATTAAAACCTCGCCAAATTCTAAAGAGACTAAGGCAAAGCAATCCAGATCTTTTATCAACTCCGAAACATGTTTACAATGTTAAAGCTAAGCTCCGACAAGGAAATATGACAG TGAGGAACTTCAAGTCCTTGGGACCTCAGAAGTCTGCTGTAAGAAACAATTATCTTGCAGTCACGAAGCCATCTTGGAGGCAGCGCAACCCTCCG AGAGTTCCTAATCTGATTGGTGGTAGATTTGTTGATTCAGAATCATTCACCTCTATTGATGTTTTGAACCCT GCAACACAGCGAGTTGTTTCCCAAGTTCCCATAACTACAATTGAGGAGTTCAAAGCTGCGGTATTTGCAGCAAAGCGGGCCTTTCCATTGTGGCAAAACATGCCAATTGTGACTCGTCAACGCATCATGTTCAAGTTCCAAGAGCTTATTCGCAGAGACATT GATAAGCTTGCTAGGATTATTACTGCTGAACATGGAAAGACATTGAAGGATGCTTATGGTGATGTATTATGTGGGCtgg AGGAGGTGGAACATGCTTGTGGACTGGCGACTTTGCAAATAGGGGAATTTGTTTCTAATGTATCTAATGGAACTGATAGCTACAGCATTAGAGAGCCGCTTGGTGTTTGTGCTGGGATTTGCCCCTTTGACTTTCCGGCTATGATTCCCTTATGG ATGTTTCCTATTTCAGTCACATGTGGTAATACATTTATTCTGAAGCCATCGGAGAAGGATCCAG gGGCTGCAGTAATGCTTGCAGAGCTAGCCGTAGAAGCTGGCTTGCCTAATGGTGTCCTAAATATTGTTCATGGCACCAAT GACATTGTTAACGCGAtttgtgatgatgatgatattaaAGCTGTCTCATTTGTTGGTCCAAATGCG gctGGTGCTTATGTCTATGCAAGAGCATCAGCTAAAGGGAAGCGCATTCAG TCCAATGTTGGAGCTAAAAATCATGCAGTTGTAATGCCTGATGCAAGTGTAGAAGCTACTTTGAATGCCCTGGTTGCTGCTGGTTTTGGTGCAGCAGGACAAAAGTGCATGGCCCTTAGCACAGTTGTTTTTGTTGGAGGCTTAAATCCTTG GGAAGATAAACTAGTGGAGCATGCCAAAGCAATTAAAGTAAACGAAGGAACAGAATCAGATGCTGACCTTGGACCAGTGATTAGCAAGCAG GCAAAGGAACAAATATGCAGATTGGTCCAAACAGGTGTTGATACTGGTGCAAAACTGGTCCTTGATGGGAGAAACATTGTG GTTCCCGGATATGAACATGGCAATTTCATTGGTCCCACCATCTTGTCCAATGTCACAATCAACATGGAGTGTTACAAG GAAGAATTTTTTGGCCCACTTCTCCTTTGTATGCGG GTTGGCATAAATGTTCCCATCTCTGTACCCCTGCCTTTTTCCTCATTTACTAGCTGCAAGCCATCCTTTGCTGGTGATCTCAATTTAGATG GCAAGGCTGGAATTCAGTTTTACACCCGGGGGAAGACAGTGACTCAACAGTGGAAAGATTTGCCAGGCAGCAATGATGCATCCCTGGCAATGGCAAGTTCTTAG
- the LOC121255369 gene encoding methylmalonate-semialdehyde dehydrogenase [acylating], mitochondrial-like isoform X2 gives MEGDHAKMLPPSPGTFVDREELIQHVGDFAVSQGYVVTIKQSKRDRVVVLGCDRGGVYRNRRKSADESSAECTRRRKTGTRLTNCPFEAVGKKDDGLWVLTIKNGTHNHEPIKDISEHPSARRFTEREILIIKEMTEAGLKPRQILKRLRQSNPDLLSTPKHVYNVKAKLRQGNMTVRNFKSLGPQKSAVRNNYLAVTKPSWRQRNPPRVPNLIGGRFVDSESFTSIDVLNPATQRVVSQVPITTIEEFKAAVFAAKRAFPLWQNMPIVTRQRIMFKFQELIRRDIDKLARIITAEHGKTLKDAYGDVLCGLEEVEHACGLATLQIGEFVSNVSNGTDSYSIREPLGVCAGICPFDFPAMIPLWMFPISVTCGNTFILKPSEKDPGAAVMLAELAVEAGLPNGVLNIVHGTNDIVNAICDDDDIKAVSFVGPNAAGAYVYARASAKGKRIQSNVGAKNHAVVMPDASVEATLNALVAAGFGAAGQKCMALSTVVFVGGLNPWEDKLVEHAKAIKVNEGTESDADLGPVISKQAKEQICRLVQTGVDTGAKLVLDGRNIVVPGYEHGNFIGPTILSNVTINMECYKEEFFGPLLLCMRAESIEEAINIVNRNKYGNGASIFTTSGVAARKFQTEIEVGQVGINVPISVPLPFSSFTSCKPSFAGDLNLDGKAGIQFYTRGKTVTQQWKDLPGSNDASLAMASS, from the exons ATGGAAGGTGACCATGCTAAG ATGCTTCCGCCTTCACCTGGAACATTTGTGGATCGTGAAGAACTAATCCAGCATGTTGGGGACTTTGCTGTGTCCCAGGGATATGTAGTTACAATTAAGCAATCTAAGAGAGACAGAGTGGTTGTCCTTGGCTGTGATAGAGGAGGTGTTTATCGTAACAGGCGGAAATCTGCTGATGAATCATCTGCTGAATGTACTCGCAGAAGAAAAACCGGAACTCGGCTGACTAATTGTCCTTTTGAAGCTGTGGGAAAGAAGGATGATGGCTTGTGGGTCCTTACCATAAAAAATGGAACACACAACCATGAACCCATAAAAGACATCTCGGAGCATCCCTCTGCTCGTCGCTTTACAGAGAGAGAAATtcttataattaaagaaatgacaGAAGCTGGATTAAAACCTCGCCAAATTCTAAAGAGACTAAGGCAAAGCAATCCAGATCTTTTATCAACTCCGAAACATGTTTACAATGTTAAAGCTAAGCTCCGACAAGGAAATATGACAG TGAGGAACTTCAAGTCCTTGGGACCTCAGAAGTCTGCTGTAAGAAACAATTATCTTGCAGTCACGAAGCCATCTTGGAGGCAGCGCAACCCTCCG AGAGTTCCTAATCTGATTGGTGGTAGATTTGTTGATTCAGAATCATTCACCTCTATTGATGTTTTGAACCCT GCAACACAGCGAGTTGTTTCCCAAGTTCCCATAACTACAATTGAGGAGTTCAAAGCTGCGGTATTTGCAGCAAAGCGGGCCTTTCCATTGTGGCAAAACATGCCAATTGTGACTCGTCAACGCATCATGTTCAAGTTCCAAGAGCTTATTCGCAGAGACATT GATAAGCTTGCTAGGATTATTACTGCTGAACATGGAAAGACATTGAAGGATGCTTATGGTGATGTATTATGTGGGCtgg AGGAGGTGGAACATGCTTGTGGACTGGCGACTTTGCAAATAGGGGAATTTGTTTCTAATGTATCTAATGGAACTGATAGCTACAGCATTAGAGAGCCGCTTGGTGTTTGTGCTGGGATTTGCCCCTTTGACTTTCCGGCTATGATTCCCTTATGG ATGTTTCCTATTTCAGTCACATGTGGTAATACATTTATTCTGAAGCCATCGGAGAAGGATCCAG gGGCTGCAGTAATGCTTGCAGAGCTAGCCGTAGAAGCTGGCTTGCCTAATGGTGTCCTAAATATTGTTCATGGCACCAAT GACATTGTTAACGCGAtttgtgatgatgatgatattaaAGCTGTCTCATTTGTTGGTCCAAATGCG gctGGTGCTTATGTCTATGCAAGAGCATCAGCTAAAGGGAAGCGCATTCAG TCCAATGTTGGAGCTAAAAATCATGCAGTTGTAATGCCTGATGCAAGTGTAGAAGCTACTTTGAATGCCCTGGTTGCTGCTGGTTTTGGTGCAGCAGGACAAAAGTGCATGGCCCTTAGCACAGTTGTTTTTGTTGGAGGCTTAAATCCTTG GGAAGATAAACTAGTGGAGCATGCCAAAGCAATTAAAGTAAACGAAGGAACAGAATCAGATGCTGACCTTGGACCAGTGATTAGCAAGCAG GCAAAGGAACAAATATGCAGATTGGTCCAAACAGGTGTTGATACTGGTGCAAAACTGGTCCTTGATGGGAGAAACATTGTG GTTCCCGGATATGAACATGGCAATTTCATTGGTCCCACCATCTTGTCCAATGTCACAATCAACATGGAGTGTTACAAG GAAGAATTTTTTGGCCCACTTCTCCTTTGTATGCGG GCTGAAAGCATCGAAGAGGCCATAAACATTGTTAACAGAAATAA ATATGGCAATGGAGCTTCTATATTTACAACCTCTGGTGTTGCTGCAAGGAAATTCCAAACTGAGATTGAAGTTGGGCAG GTTGGCATAAATGTTCCCATCTCTGTACCCCTGCCTTTTTCCTCATTTACTAGCTGCAAGCCATCCTTTGCTGGTGATCTCAATTTAGATG GCAAGGCTGGAATTCAGTTTTACACCCGGGGGAAGACAGTGACTCAACAGTGGAAAGATTTGCCAGGCAGCAATGATGCATCCCTGGCAATGGCAAGTTCTTAG